The Aminipila terrae nucleotide sequence AATATTCCGAAAATGACTCCCATAACCGGATTCCCGGACCACACTGCAGCACAGGCTGCAGGATAAGCTATATGATGTGTAGCCGGGCAGGCAAATCCAGTCTGGGTGAATATCAGAGAAGCAGCTGCTATACCAAAGCAAACAATTGGAAAGGATCTCATAAGTGCCGGGTCTGTTCCCACATTTAACATCTGTGCAGAAACAAAACCAACGGCAGCACCGATACCCAATCCCAGCACTACATTGCAGAAAAACCCTTTTCCACCTGTAAAATATTCTCTTCTGCCTTCCCCTTCATATTTCCCAGTAAGGCCCGTTGATCCAAACATCAGTCTGGTTATAACTGCAAGTATGACAACGGTGGTTCCCGGCCAGTCTGACGGAAGATTAATGGCTGCAAAAAACTGGTATATCAGCATACCTGCTAATCCAAAGATGCCACCTACAAGAAGAGTCATGGGATCTCCCGTTCCGTATAAAGAGGATAATATATCCGTACCACTTCCAAGTTTTTTTGTTTTACATGCATAGCCAGCAGCGGCAACACCACCTGCAAAGGCTACATGTGGCCCTAAATATGCGCCAAAAGCCACAAATCCAACTGTCACATCCGTTGCTCCTGCCAAAGCAGCTGTACCTCCTGCTATAGCAATAAGCCCTGTCAATATAAATGCCGGAAGAGCTCCAATATATGCGCCAATTACTCCTCCACCAAAAGCTGCTATTACCAGTAACCATTGTAAATTTTCCATACGCTGTTCCTTCCTTTTCTTAAATTGAATCCTGTTATACCTGTATACTAATACTGTCAGTACCTACACTCGTAACCGTCCCTGACATACTGGCATGAATATTACTTCCTAGTTTTCCTTCAGAAATTTTTCCTATTAAATCGCCTTTACTTACTAAGTCTCCTACTTTTACCACAGGCTCTGCCGGTACACCAGTATGCTGCTTCAATGGAATGAATACATTGCTAAACTTTTTTTCTAAAGGAACCATTGGTGCCGGCTTATCATAGGAACTAAGCCCTAATCTGGCAATCAGTTTATTGACAGGAAACTTTTTATATTCCCTGAAAGCTGCTGATTTTTCTGGTTTATTATTAAGAGAATTCCTTATCCCTGCTTTTGCCATTTCACCTTTTAAGATTCCGTTTATTTTCCAAGGCTGCAGATTCTGCACACAGGCATATTCACATAACCTGCATCCGCAGCACAGAAACGCATTCACTGGTGTCACTTTACTGTCACAGACTTTCCCATAACTTGCTATACGAATCAGTTTATGAGGTTCAATCCGGTGACCTAACAAACCCCTCGGGCATACTTCTGAACAAAGGCTGCAATGCATACATGCAGTTTTTGCTTCCCGCATCATATGGGATACATCCTTAGTTAAACTGTTAACTAAAGAGTGATTTTCAGGCAGTACAATAAGCCCTTTTACAGTTTTTGTAATTACATCATCCTGGGAAATGAGTTTTCCCATCATGGGGCCTCCATTTATAATTACATAATCCTTTACTGTTGGCCCCCAGCTAAATCAATAGCCTCTTTCACCGTTATTCCCAGAGGAACTTTCACCGTTATTCTGTTTACTACCTCCCCTGTAACCGTTAAATATTTATCCGTTACATTCTGCCCATTGACACACGCCTCGTAAACATTGATTGCCGTTTCTACATTTGTAACAATAACTCCTACATTTAAAGGTATTCCACCTTCTGGTACAATTCTTCCAGTAACTTCATACACCACTACCTGCTCATCCCCTGCCGGATAAAAGTTATCCAGAAAATACAATTTTAACTTAGGATAATTCTTTAGCAGAGCCCTTAATGCGGCTTCTGCATCATGGTATTTTCTTTTTAATGCTATAACCCCTTCCCTGGCCCCTACATGATTAACGATTAACTGCAGGGCTGCAAGAAGTTTTTCAGCCTCCTTGGCCATCAGTTGCTGGTCCACTCTGAGTAAAGGTTCACACTCTGCACCATTGACAATTACATATTCAGCTTTTGCATTGTACTTTACATGGCTGGGAAATCCTGCACCTCCTGCGCCTACAATCCCCGCTTGTTCTGCCAAAGCTGTCAAACTTTTTTCCATACTGCTACCTCACCTTTACCTTACATCTAATCCTCCTACAAGTACGCATCTTCGTTTTCTGGCAAAAGACTTTGCAGATGTAAGGCCCTCTCCTGTAGGACCTGCAATAGTAAAGGTTGTATAGCCTTCGCCACCTACTCCAATACCTGCATAAGAAGGGCCATTTTTAACAAAAATAGTTGTCTGTATCAATTTAGCCATCTTAGTAAGTTTATCTACATTTCTGGAATGCATCATAGCCGTATGCCTGTTGCCATGCTCTGCCTGAATGGCCAGCTCAATGGCTTCATCAACGTCATTTACACGTACCACAGGCAGTATAGGCATCATCAGCTCCGTTTGTACAAAGGGGTGTTCTCTTGGTGTTTCCATAATAATTACTTTTATTTCCGGACCTACCTGAATTCCCACATAGGAAAGTATGTACTGTGCGCTTTTCCCTACGAAGCTTGTTTTCGGGCCACCATTTTCATTTATGACCAACCCTTCCAGCTGCCTTATGAGAGCGGAGTCTTTCACTTCATAAGCTCCAGATTTTTTCATATTAAAAATCAGATAATCTGCAATTGAATCTACTGCTATCACTTCTTTTTCTGCTATACATGGCAGATTGTTGTCAAAGCTACATCCTGCAATAATATCAGAGGCTGCTTTTTCTATATCAGCAGTTTCATCCACCACTACAGGAGGATTTCCTGCTCCTGCTCCAATTGCTTTTTTCCCGCTTGAAAGTACCGTTTTAACAATAGCAGGGCCTCCTGTTGCAACAAGCATTCTTACCTTAGGATTTTCCATCATCTTGTTTGTATTTTCAATGGAAGGTTCTTTTACTGTTACAATAAGATTTCTGGGTGCTCCAGCCTCTTCAAGCCCTTTATTAATCATTTTTATTAATGTCAGTGATACATTTTTTGCTCTTGGATGAGGACTGAATATAACAGAATTTCCTGCCGCAAGCATGCCGATCGAATTGCAGATTATAGTTTCTGTTGGATTGGTAGTTGGAGCTATTGCACCAATTACACCAAAAGGGGAGTATTCTACAATGGTCAGTCCATCATCACCAGTCATTGCCTCTGTGGTTAAGTCTTCAATTCCTGGGCTCTTTGTGGCTGCTAAAGAATTTTTAACCAGTTTATGTTCATACTTTCCCATACCTGTTTCTTCAACTGCCATCTGGGATATCAGCTCCAGATTTTCTTTCTTTAAGACTACATCACGGATTACCTGCACGTATTTTGCTCTTTCTGACATGCTGCAACCCAGATATTTTCTCTGTGCCACAGCCGCAGCCTCTGCTGCATCATCCATATTTTCAAATATTCCGTAACTATAATCTTCATTTAATGATGAGGCATTTTCATTTACACTGTTGATTACCTTTTTTACCAATGCCTCTACCATGTTTACATCTATATTCATTTTTACTGACCTCCTGAAACCTGCTTTAATGCAAATTGTGCAATTGCCCTGTCCTCTTCCGCACTTCCGCCGCTCACACCAATAGCACCTACCACTTTATCCTCTACTTTATATGGAATTCCTCCTCCAAAAGCAATGATCTTTCCCTCGTTAAGATTTTGAAGTCCATAGAATTCTGCACCGGGTACTATTAAATCTGCCAGCTGATCTGTGGGCATCTTTAGCGCATTTGCTGTATAAGCTTTACTTATAGAAACCTTTATACTGATTAAAAGGGAGTCCTCCATTCTGTGAAGCAGTAATAAGTTTCCTCCCTGATCTACCGCAGAAAACACCATGGGCACATTTATCTCTCGGGCCTTATCCTCTGCATACTGAGCCATCTGTTTTATGGTTTCTAAACTAAAGGGCCTGTTCTCACTGGCGGTTTTCCATAGACCAGCTTTCTCCATAGACTTTTTTACGGCTTCTTCTACTGTGGCTTTAACTTCCTTCTGCTTCACATAGGTTTCTTCCAGCCTGGCTAGTGCATATACTGCATCAGACAGCCTGTTTATGTATTGAATTAAAATTTCTCTGATATTTTCATGCCTTCTGGCAGAAATTACAGCTCTTTCGGCTCTTCGTATTATGGTCCTTGCTGCATGCATTGCTGCCGAAGCACTATTTACTCCTGGGATGACAAATTCAGTCTGTTTCCCCGTGGTCTCCGTACATTTATCCACAATGTCCTCTAACGCTGTTACATCCATCTCAGAGATGTTATTTCTTAAAAGGGATATTCCCTTTTCATCACTTGCCAGCTCTGCCCCAAGAACAAACAGTTTTTTCTGGATGCCACATATACATTCTTTTATATAAGGGTGTTCTGTTAGTGAATATGCCAGGCCCAGCATGGAATTTGCCTCATCCAGGGTACCATAGCACTCTACCCTGGGACTGTCCTTAGGTACCCTGGACCCGCCTACTAATCCAGTCTGGCCCTTATCTCCCGTTTTGGTGTATAAGTTTGCCAAAATTCATCACATCCTATATATTTATTTCTACAGAATCTACAATTCCAACAATAGTTGCATCAACTGGAGTCGTAGGATTTCCCAGTGCATATTTGGCTGAACTGCCCTTGGAAATAATAACGGTTTCTCCCGTTCCGGCACCTACTGTATCAACTGCGATTTCAGTTCTACCAACAATCTCCATGGTGTCTGATAATTCTTTAACCAGCAACATCTTGTTTCCTGTCAGATTGTCATCTTTACGGGTTGAAACTACAGTTCCAACTACTTTTGCTAAATACATATTAACCACCTGTTTCATTCCCTAATTAACTGTATCTTTTTTCCCCGGGCAGTCTCTTCTGCCAATGTAGTTACAAGGGCATCCCTGTTAACCTTAATTACTCGGCACCCGGCATTTAATAATATATCTACGTTTCCGATTACTTTTTTGGAAAGTACCATGCATCCAGCATTCTCACCAGCATCTCCCTTATTTTCAATGAAGGTTCCGCCTCCCGGTCCCAGATGCAGTACTTTCCTTTTAGTGCTATCATATAAGTTTTCAAGAGTAGTTAAATATGCTCCGTAAGAAGCTATTTTTTTCATGTAATCTCTTAGTTGAGCTTTTAATGACTCTGTCATTTTATAACCTTTTGCAACACGTTCTTTATTATCTGGGCAGCATCCATCTATACCAATAATCACATTTTTCTCCCGCATCATAGCGCTGGAAATCAGCCTTGAAGCAGGTGTATCTGCTATACAACAGGCTAATTTTGCTGCTGTATTTATGGTCATTGTCGGGACTATAACTGTCTCAAAATCTTTTGCCAGTTGTTCCGGCAGTTTCTGACTGCTTTGATAAATTTCTACAGGTTGCAGGTTTTCCTGAATTTTAGATAAATCTAAAAGATATCCGGCACTCTCCGATAAAAATACTTCAAAAATAAGTCCATCCTCTCTTAGCTTTTTTAAGTTTTTCATTGCTTCATCAAAATTCATCAACGAACCCGTAAAAACAACTAAAGCTTTTTTATGATACATGGCTATCTTTTCTGTTACTTTTTCGGCAATGTATGATATCAGAACCTCGTAAATAGC carries:
- a CDS encoding flavoprotein, which produces MSRDNLENAIYEVLISYIAEKVTEKIAMYHKKALVVFTGSLMNFDEAMKNLKKLREDGLIFEVFLSESAGYLLDLSKIQENLQPVEIYQSSQKLPEQLAKDFETVIVPTMTINTAAKLACCIADTPASRLISSAMMREKNVIIGIDGCCPDNKERVAKGYKMTESLKAQLRDYMKKIASYGAYLTTLENLYDSTKRKVLHLGPGGGTFIENKGDAGENAGCMVLSKKVIGNVDILLNAGCRVIKVNRDALVTTLAEETARGKKIQLIRE
- a CDS encoding aldehyde dehydrogenase family protein, with product MNIDVNMVEALVKKVINSVNENASSLNEDYSYGIFENMDDAAEAAAVAQRKYLGCSMSERAKYVQVIRDVVLKKENLELISQMAVEETGMGKYEHKLVKNSLAATKSPGIEDLTTEAMTGDDGLTIVEYSPFGVIGAIAPTTNPTETIICNSIGMLAAGNSVIFSPHPRAKNVSLTLIKMINKGLEEAGAPRNLIVTVKEPSIENTNKMMENPKVRMLVATGGPAIVKTVLSSGKKAIGAGAGNPPVVVDETADIEKAASDIIAGCSFDNNLPCIAEKEVIAVDSIADYLIFNMKKSGAYEVKDSALIRQLEGLVINENGGPKTSFVGKSAQYILSYVGIQVGPEIKVIIMETPREHPFVQTELMMPILPVVRVNDVDEAIELAIQAEHGNRHTAMMHSRNVDKLTKMAKLIQTTIFVKNGPSYAGIGVGGEGYTTFTIAGPTGEGLTSAKSFARKRRCVLVGGLDVR
- a CDS encoding cob(I)yrinic acid a,c-diamide adenosyltransferase — encoded protein: MANLYTKTGDKGQTGLVGGSRVPKDSPRVECYGTLDEANSMLGLAYSLTEHPYIKECICGIQKKLFVLGAELASDEKGISLLRNNISEMDVTALEDIVDKCTETTGKQTEFVIPGVNSASAAMHAARTIIRRAERAVISARRHENIREILIQYINRLSDAVYALARLEETYVKQKEVKATVEEAVKKSMEKAGLWKTASENRPFSLETIKQMAQYAEDKAREINVPMVFSAVDQGGNLLLLHRMEDSLLISIKVSISKAYTANALKMPTDQLADLIVPGAEFYGLQNLNEGKIIAFGGGIPYKVEDKVVGAIGVSGGSAEEDRAIAQFALKQVSGGQ
- a CDS encoding SLBB domain-containing protein; the protein is MEKSLTALAEQAGIVGAGGAGFPSHVKYNAKAEYVIVNGAECEPLLRVDQQLMAKEAEKLLAALQLIVNHVGAREGVIALKRKYHDAEAALRALLKNYPKLKLYFLDNFYPAGDEQVVVYEVTGRIVPEGGIPLNVGVIVTNVETAINVYEACVNGQNVTDKYLTVTGEVVNRITVKVPLGITVKEAIDLAGGQQ
- a CDS encoding EutN/CcmL family microcompartment protein, whose protein sequence is MYLAKVVGTVVSTRKDDNLTGNKMLLVKELSDTMEIVGRTEIAVDTVGAGTGETVIISKGSSAKYALGNPTTPVDATIVGIVDSVEINI
- a CDS encoding 4Fe-4S dicluster domain-containing protein; protein product: MGKLISQDDVITKTVKGLIVLPENHSLVNSLTKDVSHMMREAKTACMHCSLCSEVCPRGLLGHRIEPHKLIRIASYGKVCDSKVTPVNAFLCCGCRLCEYACVQNLQPWKINGILKGEMAKAGIRNSLNNKPEKSAAFREYKKFPVNKLIARLGLSSYDKPAPMVPLEKKFSNVFIPLKQHTGVPAEPVVKVGDLVSKGDLIGKISEGKLGSNIHASMSGTVTSVGTDSISIQV